Within Pseudomonas tructae, the genomic segment GAATGTGTCAGGACGGTACTGGAACAGCAGGAAGACCATCATCTCACGATGCTTGAGATGCTCGGTGATGAGGTGGCGCAGGGCGGTCAACGGCTCGGCGTTTTTCAGGTCGCCCTCGAGGATGACCTGATTCAGCGTCCGTTCACCATGACTCTCCAGCATGCTCACCAGGTTGTCACGGGTGCCGCAGAATCGGTGCAGGGTTGCCTTGCTGACACCCGCTGCTTCGGCCAGTTCTTTCAACGTGGCCCGGGGATGGACGACGATGGCATTGGCCAACGCTTTGAGCAGGCGCTCGTCGGTTACCGGAAGGGACATTGAGGTTTCTCACATTGCTAGCTGAGCGGGCATTGTGACGCAAATGCCAAGCTCTGACACTCATATGATTTAAAAATGACTCATATGAAACTTTTCTAGCAGGTTTCAGGTCGGCTG encodes:
- a CDS encoding TetR/AcrR family transcriptional regulator, which encodes MSLPVTDERLLKALANAIVVHPRATLKELAEAAGVSKATLHRFCGTRDNLVSMLESHGERTLNQVILEGDLKNAEPLTALRHLITEHLKHREMMVFLLFQYRPDTFDDSEANRPWRSYADALDAFFLRGQQAGVFRIDISAAIFTEMFLSMVYGIVDAERRGRAASATSVQTLELLFLHGAVSPCQ